The following coding sequences are from one Macaca nemestrina isolate mMacNem1 chromosome 1, mMacNem.hap1, whole genome shotgun sequence window:
- the LOC139356173 gene encoding uncharacterized protein: MGIKSQKTVELWTRAVVILSQFWGLLCLEPGPFGFGFLLDVHSQVNKVNSPWSLRLNPCSLGHPGVPAARDEKTIPGYQGLGIRNARAQRNRYPPPPPRTRRFPAKEGAGSGRGGHLWGQLEASIPALRADGPSLTPAVGGGGGASRAARKGAGPGAWRRGLGLSVPRPPPRRGSSHAVARVAANAAARRPPPWHPEPPPAAPARRAGHQQVLLILPSKYSLDLTTSYLHMGGLLTTSSTDLWRPKQA, from the exons ATGGGAATTAAAAGTCAAAAGACGGTGGAGCTATGGACCAGGGCTGTGGTAATATT ATCACAGTTTTGGGGTCTCCTCTGCTTAGAGCCTGGCCCATTCGGGTTTGGTTTTCTCCTGGATGTTCATTCACAGGTGAATAAGGTCAATTCACCGTGGAGTCTGCGTCTGAATCCTTGTTCCTTAGGTCATCCTGGGGTCCCAGCTGCCCGGGATGAAAAAACGATACCCGGGTATCAGGGGTTGGGGATCAGGAACGCCCGCGCTCAGCGTAACCGCTACCCTCCCCCGCCACCGCGCACGCGCCGCTTCCCTGCCAAGGAAGGGGCGGGGAGTGGGCGGGGCGGGCACCTTTGGGGCCAATTGGAAGCGAGCATCCCCGCCCTCCGAGCCGATGGACCGAGTTTGACCCCGGCGGTGGGCGGAGGAGGCGGGGCGAGCCGCGCAGCCAGGAAGGGGGCGGGGCCCGGGGCCTGGAGGCGGGGCCTGGGGCTGTCAGTCCCGCGCCCGCCGCCGCGCCGCGGCTCCTCGCATGCCGTGGCCCGGGTGGCTGCCAACGctgccgcccgccgcccgccacCCTGGCACCCCGAGCCGCCTCCCGCCGCCCCGGCCCGGCGCGCAG GCCATCAGCAAGTCCTGTTgattctaccttcaaaatatagcCTGGATCTGACCACTTCTTATCTCCATATGGGAG GGCTGCTGACCACCAGCAGCACGGACCTCTGGAGGCCGAAACAGGCCTGA